One segment of Terriglobales bacterium DNA contains the following:
- a CDS encoding carboxypeptidase-like regulatory domain-containing protein, whose translation MKLRVAIAVVVLSLGTLAAQTFRGGIQGTVTDSTGAAVAGAEVTATNTGTTLSRTSTSNDQGDYFFNELPLGDYTVTASKSGFKTQAVKGVSVEVSASQHVDVKLTPGEIKETVEVTAQVPLVDTTSNVMGGTISGKMASDLPISGRDFIKLMVFVPGATADASGVSDSPGTFGQFSINGNRGRANNYLL comes from the coding sequence ATGAAATTGCGAGTGGCGATTGCCGTAGTGGTGCTCAGCCTGGGAACTCTGGCAGCGCAGACCTTCCGCGGAGGGATCCAGGGAACGGTCACCGACTCGACCGGAGCCGCGGTAGCGGGCGCGGAGGTGACGGCCACCAACACCGGCACAACCCTCAGCCGCACCTCCACCAGCAACGACCAGGGCGATTACTTCTTCAACGAGCTGCCCCTGGGCGACTACACGGTCACTGCCAGCAAGAGCGGCTTCAAGACGCAGGCGGTGAAAGGGGTGAGCGTGGAGGTGAGCGCCAGCCAGCACGTGGACGTCAAGCTCACGCCGGGCGAGATCAAGGAGACCGTGGAAGTCACGGCCCAGGTCCCGCTGGTGGACACCACCAGCAACGTGATGGGCGGGACGATCAGCGGCAAGATGGCCTCCGATCTGCCCATCAGCGGGCGAGACTTCATCAAGCTGATGGTGTTCGTGCCCGGGGCCACGGCGGACGCCAGCGGCGTCTCCGATTCGCCGGGCACGTTCGGGCAGTTCAGCATCAACGGCAACCGCGGCCGCGCCAACAATTACCTGCTGG
- the nadA gene encoding quinolinate synthase NadA, with translation MTTTIASACSLENYLALPDHSMDGRIAAARATLGRQATILGHHYQRDEIIRFADFRGDSYKLAQEGARTESKYILFCGVHFMAESADILGRPGQQVILPDLNAGCSMADMAEIGQVEDAWEQLVKVGLTADSGDQMTPITYMNSTAAIKAFCGERGGAVCTSSSAAGAFRWAFAKTPKVFFLPDQHLGRNTAYAMGFPLADMAVWDPFQPLGGNTPERLRAARILLWKGHCSVHQRFLPEHVDKVRAKYPGIQVIVHPECRWEVCQKADALGSTERLKKLVEQAPAGSKFAIGTEIHLVNRVAKENPDKLVLTLDDSGCLCTTMFRISPQHLCWALENLVEGNVVNRITVKPEVKRWAKVALDRMLEIPA, from the coding sequence GTGACGACGACCATCGCCAGCGCCTGTTCGCTGGAAAACTATCTCGCTCTTCCCGACCACTCCATGGACGGGCGCATCGCCGCTGCCCGCGCCACTCTGGGCCGCCAGGCGACCATCCTCGGCCATCACTACCAGCGCGATGAGATCATCCGCTTCGCCGACTTCCGCGGCGACTCCTACAAGCTGGCCCAGGAGGGCGCCCGCACCGAGAGCAAATACATCCTCTTCTGCGGCGTGCACTTCATGGCCGAGAGCGCGGACATCCTCGGCCGCCCCGGCCAGCAGGTGATCCTGCCCGACCTGAACGCCGGCTGCTCCATGGCCGACATGGCCGAGATCGGCCAGGTCGAGGACGCCTGGGAGCAACTGGTGAAGGTCGGCCTCACCGCCGACTCGGGCGACCAGATGACGCCCATCACCTACATGAACTCGACCGCCGCCATCAAAGCCTTCTGCGGAGAGCGCGGCGGCGCGGTCTGCACCTCCTCGAGCGCGGCCGGCGCCTTCCGCTGGGCCTTCGCCAAGACGCCCAAAGTCTTCTTCCTACCCGACCAGCACCTGGGACGCAACACCGCCTACGCCATGGGATTCCCGCTCGCCGACATGGCGGTGTGGGACCCGTTCCAGCCGCTGGGCGGCAACACGCCGGAGCGCCTGCGCGCGGCCCGCATCCTGCTGTGGAAGGGACACTGCTCCGTCCACCAGCGCTTCCTGCCCGAGCACGTGGACAAAGTCCGCGCCAAATATCCCGGCATCCAGGTGATCGTCCATCCCGAGTGCCGCTGGGAGGTCTGCCAGAAAGCCGACGCGCTGGGCTCGACCGAGCGCCTGAAGAAGCTGGTGGAGCAGGCTCCCGCGGGCTCGAAGTTCGCCATCGGCACCGAGATCCACCTGGTGAACCGCGTCGCCAAGGAGAACCCGGACAAGCTGGTCCTCACGCTCGACGACTCCGGCTGCCTGTGCACCACCATGTTCCGCATCTCGCCGCAGCACCTGTGCTGGGCGCTGGAGAACCTGGTGGAAGGCAACGTGGTGAACCGCATCACCGTCAAACCAGAGGTGAAGCGCTGGGCCAAAGTCGCGCTCGACCGCATGCTGGAGATCCCGGCATGA